Proteins from a genomic interval of Heteronotia binoei isolate CCM8104 ecotype False Entrance Well chromosome 5, APGP_CSIRO_Hbin_v1, whole genome shotgun sequence:
- the LOC132571404 gene encoding V-type proton ATPase subunit d 1-like has translation MLSSFPELYFNVDSGYLEGLVRGFKAGVLSQSDYVNLVQCESLEDLKLHLQSTDYGNVLANEASPLPVSLIDDKLKEKMVVEFRHMRNHAYEPLASFLDFITYSYMIDNVILLITGTLHQRSIAQLVPKCHPLGSFEQMEAVNIAQTPAELYNAILVDTPLAAFFQDCISEQDLDEMNIEIIRNALYKAYLESFYKFCKILGGTTADAMCPILEFEADRRAFILTINSFGTELSKEDRAKLFPHCGKLYPEGLAQLARADDYEQVKAVADYYAEYKHLFEGAGSNPGD, from the coding sequence ATGTTGTCGTCGTTCCCTGAGCTCTATTTCAACGTCGACAGTGGCTACCTGGAGGGCCTGGTGCGGGGTTTCAAGGCAGGGGTGCTGAGCCAGTCCGATTACGTCAACCTGGTGCAGTGCGAGAGCCTGGAAGATTTGAAGCTCCATCTCCAGAGCACAGACTATGGGAACGTCCTGGCAAACgaagcctcccctctccccgtgTCCCTCATTGATGACAAGCTGAAGGAGAAGATGGTGGTAGAGTTCCGCCATATGAGAAATCATGCCTATGAACCCCTGGCCAGCTTTTTGGACTTCATCACGTACAGCTACATGATTGACAACGTGATCCTGCTCATCACCGGGACTCTGCACCAGCGCTCCATTGCCCAGTTGGTGCCCAAATGCCACCCCCTGGGAAGCTTCGAGCAGATGGAGGCAGTGAACATTGCCCAGACTCCGGCAGAGCTGTACAATGCCATCCTGGTAGACACACCCCTGGCTGCCTTTTTCCAGGATTGCATCTCAGAGCAAGACCTTGATGAGATGAACATCGAAATTATTCGTAATGCGCTGTACAAGGCCTACCTTGAGTCCTTCTACAAGTTTTGCAAGATCCTGGGAGGCACGACCGCTGATGCCATGTGCCCCATCCTGGAGTTCGAAGCTGACCggagggccttcattctcaccaTCAACTCCTTTGGCACAGAACTCTCCAAGGAGGATCGGGCCAAGCTGTTCCCCCACTGTGGGAAGCTCTATCCAGAGGGCCTGGCTCAGCTGGCCAGAGCGGATGACTACGAGCAAGTCAAAGCAGTAGCCGATTACTACGCAGAATACAAACATCTGTTCGAAGGAGCAGGCAGCAACCCTggtgac